A window of the Hordeum vulgare subsp. vulgare chromosome 5H, MorexV3_pseudomolecules_assembly, whole genome shotgun sequence genome harbors these coding sequences:
- the LOC123453173 gene encoding uncharacterized protein LOC123453173 → MDVERAASKGHGILSLFDWGKSKKSKKRLFAGGGGVSPTQGNASDGKETVGSRPSTPSNSILEDASSFRESSEHSSSSSVIDEDARAMKGPTVVARLMGLDSMPAASSSGPYPIPSTAQQTFTNNVHDEFIGRSYIGSPSPHKMPSSPIDRFGMEALPPRFAKRSLSGAQHKLFSPVKNPNHTSGRNAADIMEAASRIIGPGVESNSSYRARDVGYANVVRAFNTSEIVRVQQMSQAAKKRDTSASSKAPRAKPFDGSLVASETTSSSRFSESNGNAPVAARVKAPSRLSLDPRAASTQGSGGRSKNSRKLATHMDPEHNMAERNRGNQQKSSNQTAASSSNSLEQNNRKRNAMGVKHKVNPKSARLSQQGSNMHSTNASPRKAGITSTRAESSTKVNGKGEMQPTNYANRRPNSTAKTIPKPRRLPDGRINPKKSQSIDKILAERIQRRVQNNIGTDEQSSFSTNKNKVSTEIVSFTFTSPVHKSLPGSRFRNHSMETRSMENLNSEPTSSNTSNTKPGDIDGDYLGILLEQKLRELTSRVKSPYSKPANGVRVYAPSPGSEDTSSIASTEYDRESSQPFKDGKNKFYQNDLESKSGQSSQSVKFDNDFIDQVGLEHLHFSPRSTWEVSVSTETETCCSVDSWTNPNESRLFSSAEGAATSSSAQDGGSQEVDASSEYSDTASSITVTTAETTHPSESSSSCRVDRDPEIDFLRELLNASSLSGQSSSVFERSGSSAVLDPHLLEELNINSSSRLAALPGSEEDGGKALRMGRRLLFDCANEALSGKCAYYLDAGYGSWFMGAAVLAKLSAEELHREMSGGGMRVAEESAVDELVYREMGGPRGGAWVEFKAESFEAGRDVAAALLEALVDEAVADLLDVAFPSHWC, encoded by the exons ATGGATGTGGAGAGAGCTGCGTCCAAGGGGCATGGCATCCTCAGCCTGTTTGATTGGGGCAAGAGCAAGAAGTCCAAGAAGCGGCTCTTCGCCGGAGGCGGGGGTGTTTCTCCGACGCAGG GGAACGCGTCAGACGGGAAGGAAACCGTTGGCAGCAGGCCAAGCACGCCGTCAAACTCG ATCCTCGAAGATGCGTCGAGTTTCAGGGAAAGCAGCGAGCATAGCTCCTCATCCTCAGTAATTGACGAGGACGCTCGTGCGATGAAGGGACCGACTGTTGTGGCGAGGCTTATGGGTTTGGATTCCATGCCTGCAGCAAGCTCATCTGGACCCTACCCAATCCCTTCTACCGCACAGCAAACCTTCACaaacaatgtccatgatgagTTCATTGGCAGAAGCTACATTGGCAGCCCTAGTCCTCATAAGATGCCGAGTAGCCCTATTGACCGGTTTGGAATGGAAGCGCTGCCTCCAAGATTCGCCAAAAGGTCACTTTCAGGTGCGCAACACAAGTTGTTCTCCCCGGTAAAGAATCCTAATCATACCTCAGGCCGAAATGCCGCTGATATAATGGAGGCAGCGTCTAGGATTATTGGGCCTGGAGTTGAGAGTAATAGCTCATACAGAGCTCGGGATGTTGGGTACGCAAATGTTGTGCGTGCCTTCAACACATCAGAGATTGTAAGAGTCCAGCAAAtgtcccaagccgcgaagaaacgtgacacctcagcatcttccaaGGCACCGAGAGCAAAACCTTTTGATGGAAGTTTGGTTGCTTCagagacaacctcttcttccaggTTCTCAGAGTCAAACGGAAATGCTCCAGTTGCTGCAAGGGTCAAGGCCCCCAGTAGATTATCATTAGATCCAAGAGCTGCAAGTACCCAAGGGAGTGGAGGTAGAAGCAAAAACAGTAGGAAACTTGCAACTCATATGGATCCTGAACATAACATGGCTGAGAGAAATCGGGGCAACCAACAAAAGAGTAGTAACCAAACTGCTGCAAGCTCTTCCAATTCGCTTGAGCAAAATAACAGAAAGCGAAATGCTATGGGTGTTAAGCACAAGGTGAATCCAAAGTCAGCAAGACTCAGCCAACAGGGAAGCAACATGCATTCAACAAATGCCTCTCCCAGGAAGGCCGGGATCACCAGCACCCGCGCTGAAAGCAGTACGAAAGTCAACGGAAAGGGAGAAATGCAGCCAACCAACTATGCAAACAGAAGGCCAAATTCTACAGCCAAAACAATCCCCAAACCTAGAAGATTGCCAGATGGGAGGATAAACCCAAAGAAAAGCCAGTCGATTGATAAAATTCTCGCCGAGAGAATTCAAAGGCGTGTTCAGAACAATATTGGGACTGATGAACAGTCATCTTTCTCCACAAACAAAAACAAAGTCAGCACTGAGATTGTTTCCTTCACATTTACCTCACCAGTTCACAAATCATTACCTGGTTCTAGATTTCGCAATCATTCCATGGAAACACGGTCAATGGAGAACCTGAACTCGGAGCCAACTTCAAGCAATACATCGAATACTAAACCTGGTGACATAGATGGTGATTATTTGGGAATTCTTCTGGAGCAGAAATTGAGAGAATTGACCTCTCGGGTGAAGTCACCCTATTCTAAGCCAGCCAATGGGGTTCGAGTATATGCCCCTTCACCAGGTTCGGAAGATACATCTAGCATTGCATCTACTGAGTATGATagggagtcttctcagcctttcAAGGATGGAAAAAACAAATTCTACCAGAACGATCTTGAATCGAAAAGTGGTCAG TCATCTCAGTCTGTGAAGTTTGATAATGATTTCATCGATCAAGTGGGGTTAGAGCATCTCCACTTCAGCCCCCGTTCTACGTGGGAAGTCTCTGTTTCAACAGAAACAGAAACCTGCTGCTCCGTGGATAGCTGGACGAATCCAAACG AATCAAGGTTGTTTAGTTCGGCAGAAGGGGCAGCAACTTCTAGTTCTGCACAGGACGGTGGATCCCAAGAAGTGGACGCCTCGTCTGAATATTCTGACACGGCCTCTTCAATCACGGTGACTACAGCCGAAACAACGCACCCATCAGAAAGCAGCAGCTCGTGCCGCGTGGACCGTGATCCCGAGATAGACTTCCTGAGAGAGCTACTGAACGCGAGCTCTCTCAGCGGGCAGTCTTCATCAGTTTTCGAGCGGTCCGGCAGCTCAGCCGTCCTGGACCCTCACCTGCTGGAAGAACTAAACATAAATAGTAGTTCCAGGCTTGCAGCATTGCCAGGCAGCGAGGAAGACGGCGGCAAGGCTTTGAGGATGGGCCGGAGGCTGCTGTTCGACTGCGCGAACGAGGCGCTGAGCGGCAAGTGCGCCTACTACCTGGACGCGGGCTACGGGTCGTGGTTCATGGGCGCGGCGGTGCTGGCGAAGCTGTCTGCGGAGGAGCTGCACCGAGAGATGAGCGGTGGCGGGATGAGGGTGGCGGAGGAGTCGGCGGTGGACGAGCTGGTGTACAGGGAGATGGGCGGGCCGCGCGGCGGGGCGTGGGTGGAGTTCAAGGCGGAGTCGTTCGAGGCCGGCAGGGACGTCGCGGCGGCGCTGCTGGAGGCCCTGGTCGACGAGGCCGTCGCCGACCTCCTCGACGTtgcttttccttcccattggtgttga